A window of Silurus meridionalis isolate SWU-2019-XX chromosome 28, ASM1480568v1, whole genome shotgun sequence contains these coding sequences:
- the npy2r gene encoding neuropeptide Y receptor type 2 isoform X2, with product MDMMNEENVTRDNTSSSLNCSMLLDIPDEGALLEGLEDSTQLVGVQVVLILAYSTIILFDLLVNALCLPFTLMATLSGEWKFGQVMCYLLPYAQGLAVHVSTITLNVIALDRYRSIIHHTETKMSKDVCAVVIVVTWMASAVLASPLAIFREYVTFDLTPEHSIQGCVEKWPGSSADGTVYSVATFLLQYGLPLSIISYAYACIWSKLRKHVSPGGGHSERHRRRRKTTKMLAAVVAVFGVSWLPFHAFQLAVDIDSSVLDMKDFKLLYTVFHIIAMCSAFANPILYGWMNRNYRDAFTAAFKCAPAEGVLRRKYSKDTVRDKSLRHKSNISTLTQDNTHL from the exons ATGGACATGATGAATGAAGAGAACGTGACCCGAGACAACACCAGTTCCTCCCTTAACTGCAGCATGCTGCTGGACATCCCGGATGAGGGAGCTTTATTAGAAGGTCTGGAGGACAGCACGCAGCTCGTGGGGGTTCAGGTGGTTCTCATCTTAGCCTACAGCACCATCATCCTGTTCG ACCTGCTGGTGAACGCGCTGTGCCTGCCCTTCACCCTGATGGCCACGCTCTCCGGGGAGTGGAAGTTTGGACAGGTGATGTGTTACCTGTTACCTTACGCCCAGGGCCTCGCCGTTCACGTGTCCACCATTACGCTCAATGTGATTGCGCTGGACCGCTACCGCAGCATCATCCACCACACCGAGACTAAAATGTCTAAAGACGTGTGTGCGGTGGTCATCGTCGTCACCTGGATGGCCAGCGCCGTGCTAGCTAGCCCCCTGGCTATTTTCCGCGAGTATGTGACCTTTGACCTGACACCTGAGCACAGCATTCAGGGTTGTGTGGAGAAGTGGCCAGGCAGCAGTGCAGATGGAACCGTGTACAGCGTAGCGACGTTCCTGCTGCAGTATGGCCTGCCCCTGTCCATCATCTCCTACGCCTATGCCTGCATCTGGAGCAAGCTCAGGAAGCATGTGAGCCCTGGAGGAGGACACAGTGAGCGACACCGCCGCCGGCGCAAAACCACCAAGATGCTAGCGGCCGTGGTAGCTGTGTTTGGGGTCAGCTGGCTACCTTTCCACGCCTTCCAGCTGGCTGTGGACATTGACAGCAGCGTGTTAGACATGAAGGATTTTAAGCTGCTCtacacagtgtttcacatcatcGCCATGTGCTCCGCCTTCGCAAACCCCATCCTCTACGGCTGGATGAACCGGAACTACCGGGACGCCTTCACCGCCGCGTTCAAATGCGCTCCAGCCGAAGGCGTGCTGAGGAGAAAATACAGCAAGGACACGGTGAGGGACAAAAGTCTGAGACACAAATCTAACATCAGCACACTGACTCAGGATAACACACACCTGTGA
- the npy2r gene encoding neuropeptide Y receptor type 2 isoform X1: MDMMNEENVTRDNTSSSLNCSMLLDIPDEGALLEGLEDSTQLVGVQVVLILAYSTIILFGVSGNSLVIYVVYKFRNLRTVTNFFIANLAVADLLVNALCLPFTLMATLSGEWKFGQVMCYLLPYAQGLAVHVSTITLNVIALDRYRSIIHHTETKMSKDVCAVVIVVTWMASAVLASPLAIFREYVTFDLTPEHSIQGCVEKWPGSSADGTVYSVATFLLQYGLPLSIISYAYACIWSKLRKHVSPGGGHSERHRRRRKTTKMLAAVVAVFGVSWLPFHAFQLAVDIDSSVLDMKDFKLLYTVFHIIAMCSAFANPILYGWMNRNYRDAFTAAFKCAPAEGVLRRKYSKDTVRDKSLRHKSNISTLTQDNTHL; encoded by the coding sequence ATGGACATGATGAATGAAGAGAACGTGACCCGAGACAACACCAGTTCCTCCCTTAACTGCAGCATGCTGCTGGACATCCCGGATGAGGGAGCTTTATTAGAAGGTCTGGAGGACAGCACGCAGCTCGTGGGGGTTCAGGTGGTTCTCATCTTAGCCTACAGCACCATCATCCTGTTCGGTGTGAGTGGAAACTCTTTAGTTATTTATGTTGTGTACAAGTTCCGCAACTTGCGCACGGTCACCAACTTCTTTATCGCTAACCTGGCTGTAGCAGACCTGCTGGTGAACGCGCTGTGCCTGCCCTTCACCCTGATGGCCACGCTCTCCGGGGAGTGGAAGTTTGGACAGGTGATGTGTTACCTGTTACCTTACGCCCAGGGCCTCGCCGTTCACGTGTCCACCATTACGCTCAATGTGATTGCGCTGGACCGCTACCGCAGCATCATCCACCACACCGAGACTAAAATGTCTAAAGACGTGTGTGCGGTGGTCATCGTCGTCACCTGGATGGCCAGCGCCGTGCTAGCTAGCCCCCTGGCTATTTTCCGCGAGTATGTGACCTTTGACCTGACACCTGAGCACAGCATTCAGGGTTGTGTGGAGAAGTGGCCAGGCAGCAGTGCAGATGGAACCGTGTACAGCGTAGCGACGTTCCTGCTGCAGTATGGCCTGCCCCTGTCCATCATCTCCTACGCCTATGCCTGCATCTGGAGCAAGCTCAGGAAGCATGTGAGCCCTGGAGGAGGACACAGTGAGCGACACCGCCGCCGGCGCAAAACCACCAAGATGCTAGCGGCCGTGGTAGCTGTGTTTGGGGTCAGCTGGCTACCTTTCCACGCCTTCCAGCTGGCTGTGGACATTGACAGCAGCGTGTTAGACATGAAGGATTTTAAGCTGCTCtacacagtgtttcacatcatcGCCATGTGCTCCGCCTTCGCAAACCCCATCCTCTACGGCTGGATGAACCGGAACTACCGGGACGCCTTCACCGCCGCGTTCAAATGCGCTCCAGCCGAAGGCGTGCTGAGGAGAAAATACAGCAAGGACACGGTGAGGGACAAAAGTCTGAGACACAAATCTAACATCAGCACACTGACTCAGGATAACACACACCTGTGA